The Vibrio gallaecicus genome contains a region encoding:
- a CDS encoding LPS-assembly lipoprotein LptE, producing MRLISLSSFKVTAIVLTASLLSACGFHLRGDYSVPEELNKISVSSYDQYSTFTRMVKGQLRMNDVDIVSPSSTTPNLHLISEAISERTLSLYQNTRAAEKELTFNASYRVTIPDLGEKTFSTSVTRSYLDNPLTALAKSEERDMIEDEMRKLAASQLLRQMARLKANIAANEMNLEELEQIQVKELEKQYNIKNVEVTPSSTESVQ from the coding sequence ATGCGCCTGATTTCATTATCTTCATTCAAAGTTACTGCTATTGTTTTAACTGCCAGCTTGCTTAGTGCGTGTGGCTTCCACTTACGTGGCGACTATTCAGTGCCAGAAGAACTCAATAAGATCTCAGTATCTAGCTACGATCAATACAGTACTTTCACTCGTATGGTCAAAGGTCAACTGCGTATGAATGATGTAGATATTGTTTCACCATCAAGTACAACACCAAACCTACATCTGATCAGTGAAGCTATTAGCGAGCGTACTTTATCCCTTTACCAAAATACCCGAGCGGCAGAAAAAGAGCTGACATTTAATGCTTCTTACCGCGTGACAATCCCTGATCTTGGTGAAAAAACATTCTCAACAAGTGTGACTCGTAGTTACCTAGATAACCCATTAACTGCCCTAGCTAAATCTGAAGAACGCGACATGATTGAAGATGAAATGCGTAAATTAGCGGCTAGCCAGCTTCTTCGTCAGATGGCACGCTTAAAAGCTAACATTGCTGCGAATGAAATGAACTTAGAAGAACTTGAACAGATACAAGTTAAAGAGCTAGAAAAGCAGTACAACATTAAAAATGTTGAGGTAACGCCTAGTTCAACTGAATCAGTTCAGTAA
- a CDS encoding zinc ribbon-containing protein has protein sequence MPKKKALYEELMEDVIETLKHSPEEFNNKLETSSQLAKAANDMTKDEISLISAYVKSDLKEFSDNYEESKSGPFYLMIADSVWQGLLDITDRTKVEWVELFQDLEHQGLYQSGEVIGLGTLICDECGHQTDYNHATQIIPCTKCHSTAFTRKALKP, from the coding sequence ATGCCTAAGAAAAAAGCGCTTTATGAAGAGTTAATGGAAGATGTAATTGAGACACTCAAACATAGCCCAGAAGAGTTTAATAATAAGCTAGAGACATCTAGTCAGCTTGCTAAAGCCGCCAATGACATGACTAAAGATGAAATATCACTCATTTCAGCTTATGTTAAATCGGATCTTAAAGAGTTCTCAGATAACTATGAAGAGAGCAAAAGTGGTCCATTTTATTTGATGATTGCAGATTCAGTTTGGCAGGGTTTACTCGATATTACTGATAGGACTAAAGTTGAATGGGTTGAGCTTTTCCAAGATCTAGAGCATCAAGGCTTGTACCAAAGTGGGGAAGTCATTGGTTTAGGAACGTTAATTTGCGATGAATGCGGGCACCAAACCGACTATAACCATGCGACGCAAATTATTCCATGTACGAAATGTCACTCAACAGCCTTTACTCGAAAAGCTTTAAAGCCTTAG
- the holA gene encoding DNA polymerase III subunit delta: MRIFADRLTEQLNKQLSRVYLIFGNEPLLLQESREAIQTVAKQQGFDERHRFAIDNSMDWNQVYDCTQALSLFSSRQIIELELPESGVNASIAKELLALSDHIHDDIMLIVVGTKLTKAQENAKWFKALSNQGHWVSCLTPDAQRLPQFVQTRCRAIGLSPDAEATQMLAQWHEGNLFALTQSLEKLALQYPDGQLTLVRLEESLSRHNHFTPFHWIDALLSGKGNRAQRILRQLEAEGVEAVILLRSLQRELTLLLQMQQQLKQMPIGQVFDKYRIWQSKKSLYNAALTRVSHKQLHSLFALLTQAELYAKTQYEHSPWPLIHQLSVEFCLPSASIPYPA; this comes from the coding sequence ATGCGTATTTTTGCCGACCGCTTAACCGAACAGCTGAATAAACAACTAAGCCGTGTTTACCTTATCTTTGGGAATGAGCCCCTGCTACTTCAAGAAAGTCGAGAAGCTATCCAAACAGTGGCAAAGCAGCAAGGCTTTGACGAACGTCATAGGTTTGCAATTGATAACAGCATGGACTGGAATCAAGTATACGACTGCACCCAAGCACTAAGTTTGTTTTCCAGCCGTCAGATCATTGAGTTAGAGTTGCCTGAATCTGGTGTAAATGCATCTATTGCAAAAGAGCTACTCGCACTATCCGATCATATACACGACGATATTATGCTCATTGTGGTCGGGACTAAACTGACAAAAGCTCAAGAGAACGCGAAATGGTTTAAAGCCTTATCGAACCAAGGTCATTGGGTCAGCTGTTTAACACCCGATGCTCAGCGTCTACCTCAATTTGTTCAGACTCGGTGCCGCGCTATAGGTTTATCTCCTGATGCTGAAGCCACTCAAATGCTGGCACAATGGCACGAAGGCAACCTATTTGCACTCACTCAAAGCTTAGAAAAATTAGCGCTTCAATACCCAGATGGTCAGCTCACTCTTGTCCGATTAGAAGAATCTCTCAGTAGGCACAACCATTTCACACCTTTTCACTGGATAGATGCACTTCTTTCTGGAAAAGGAAACCGTGCTCAGCGTATACTCCGCCAACTTGAAGCTGAGGGCGTAGAAGCTGTGATTTTACTGCGTAGCCTGCAAAGAGAGCTAACTCTTCTTTTGCAAATGCAGCAGCAATTGAAACAGATGCCAATTGGACAAGTATTTGATAAGTACCGTATATGGCAATCTAAAAAATCGCTTTATAACGCAGCGCTAACAAGGGTGTCGCATAAACAACTACACTCACTGTTTGCTTTGCTAACCCAAGCTGAATTGTATGCAAAAACGCAATACGAACATTCTCCTTGGCCACTAATTCATCAATTGAGCGTGGAGTTTTGTCTCCCATCAGCTTCGATACCATACCCAGCTTAA
- the rodA gene encoding rod shape-determining protein RodA, which produces MKLDPSTGQNRALFERFHIDLPLLLGILVLMGFALLIMYSASGQSLAMMDRQAMRMALSLGVMLILAQIPPRTYETLAPILFAGGIILLLGVLFFGEASKGAQRWLNLGFVRFQPSELLKLAVPLMLARFIGKRALPPTLQTLAISLVMVCVPTILIAKQPDLGTSILIAASGIFVIFLAGISWKIITGAALALGAFVPVLWFFLMREYQKVRVRTLFDPESDPLGAGYHIIQSKIAIGSGGISGKGWLQGTQSQLEFLPERHTDFIFAVIAEEWGMVGILFLLSIYLFIIGRGLILASQAQTAFGRMMAGSIVLSFFVYIFVNIGMVSGILPVVGVPLPLVSYGGTSMVTLMAGFGILMSIHTHRKAFSKAT; this is translated from the coding sequence ATGAAACTTGATCCTTCAACAGGGCAAAACCGAGCTTTATTTGAACGGTTCCATATCGATCTCCCATTGTTACTTGGCATCCTTGTTCTGATGGGATTCGCGTTACTAATAATGTATAGCGCCAGTGGTCAAAGTTTAGCAATGATGGACCGCCAAGCCATGCGAATGGCTCTATCTCTAGGCGTGATGCTAATACTGGCTCAAATCCCTCCGCGGACGTATGAAACTCTTGCTCCTATCTTATTTGCTGGTGGCATTATTTTACTGCTAGGGGTTCTATTTTTTGGTGAAGCATCAAAAGGAGCACAGCGCTGGTTGAATCTAGGGTTTGTTCGTTTTCAGCCATCTGAACTCCTCAAACTTGCCGTTCCTTTAATGCTTGCACGCTTTATCGGTAAACGAGCTTTACCACCAACATTGCAAACTTTGGCTATCTCTTTAGTGATGGTTTGTGTACCCACGATATTAATTGCAAAACAGCCCGATCTTGGTACATCAATTCTAATCGCAGCGTCAGGTATTTTCGTTATTTTCTTAGCTGGGATTAGCTGGAAAATAATCACTGGTGCCGCCTTGGCTTTAGGGGCATTTGTCCCTGTTTTATGGTTCTTCTTGATGAGGGAATACCAAAAAGTACGTGTGAGAACATTGTTTGACCCTGAATCTGACCCTCTAGGCGCGGGATATCACATTATTCAAAGTAAAATTGCGATTGGATCTGGAGGAATTTCAGGAAAAGGTTGGCTGCAAGGCACTCAATCACAATTGGAGTTTTTACCTGAGCGACATACCGACTTTATTTTTGCCGTTATTGCTGAAGAATGGGGAATGGTTGGGATCTTATTTTTACTTTCTATCTACTTATTTATCATTGGTCGAGGGTTAATTCTTGCTAGCCAGGCACAAACCGCTTTTGGTCGCATGATGGCAGGTAGTATTGTATTGAGCTTCTTTGTTTATATTTTTGTAAATATTGGCATGGTAAGCGGCATTCTTCCGGTAGTCGGTGTTCCACTACCATTAGTCAGTTACGGAGGTACCTCTATGGTTACCTTAATGGCTGGTTTTGGCATATTGATGTCAATTCATACACACAGAAAAGCATTTTCAAAGGCAACTTAA
- the lnt gene encoding apolipoprotein N-acyltransferase codes for MTKLFTHRLLRSLAAVFVGALTILAFAPYQIWPIAILSPALLLFLINNQSARSALWIGYAWGFGQFASGISWVYVSIDGFGGMPLAANLFLMALLVGYLAIYSGLFSWGLNRYFPSNNLSRFFLAAPALWLITDWLRGWVMTGFPWLWLGYSQIDAPMGSFAPIGGVELITLAIIISASAITYSTINKSWSLLLIPMVILSTGFGIRNVEWVTPNPEKTTSVALIQGNVDQDLKWLPSQRWPTIMKYTDASRQNWDADIIIWPEAAIPAFELEIPSFLSNLDSAAKMNNSAIITGVLNQSDDSKYYNSILSLGVNPYGDYTYDPNERYHKHHLLPFGEFVPFEDILRPLAPFFNLPMSSFSRGDFVQQNVVANGRHLAPALCYEIIFNEQVRQNITDDTDFILTLSNDAWFGRSIGPLQHMEIARMRALELGKPLIRSTNNGVTAVTDHKGKIIEQVPQFETAILKAELTSTDGQTPYRIVGTWPLYILVAFSMVIAFINRRKETLA; via the coding sequence ATGACTAAACTATTTACTCATCGCCTACTACGGTCGCTTGCGGCCGTTTTTGTTGGCGCTTTAACAATCCTCGCATTCGCTCCCTATCAAATCTGGCCTATTGCTATTCTTAGCCCTGCCTTGCTTTTATTCTTGATAAATAATCAAAGTGCTAGAAGTGCATTATGGATAGGCTATGCATGGGGATTTGGTCAATTCGCTTCTGGTATCAGCTGGGTTTATGTCAGCATTGATGGCTTTGGTGGAATGCCACTTGCCGCCAACCTTTTCTTAATGGCACTGCTTGTTGGCTACCTCGCTATTTACTCAGGGCTATTTTCTTGGGGGCTTAATCGATACTTCCCTAGCAATAATTTATCTCGCTTCTTTCTTGCAGCGCCTGCGTTATGGCTAATTACCGATTGGTTGCGCGGTTGGGTAATGACAGGCTTCCCGTGGCTCTGGCTGGGGTACAGCCAAATAGATGCACCGATGGGCTCATTTGCACCGATTGGCGGTGTTGAGTTAATCACACTCGCAATTATTATTTCTGCGTCAGCTATTACTTACAGCACCATAAATAAATCGTGGTCTCTACTTTTGATCCCTATGGTTATTTTAAGTACTGGTTTTGGCATCAGGAATGTTGAGTGGGTCACCCCAAATCCTGAGAAAACAACGTCTGTTGCGCTCATTCAAGGTAATGTCGACCAAGATTTGAAATGGTTACCAAGCCAACGCTGGCCAACCATAATGAAATATACAGATGCAAGTCGCCAAAATTGGGATGCTGACATCATCATTTGGCCAGAAGCAGCAATCCCCGCTTTTGAATTAGAAATACCATCATTTCTAAGTAATCTAGATAGCGCAGCTAAAATGAATAACAGCGCGATCATCACTGGGGTTTTGAATCAGTCAGATGACAGTAAATACTACAACAGTATTCTATCGTTAGGAGTTAATCCTTACGGTGACTACACTTACGATCCAAACGAACGTTACCACAAACACCACTTATTACCATTTGGAGAGTTTGTACCTTTTGAGGATATCTTGCGTCCGTTAGCACCATTCTTTAATTTGCCAATGTCGTCATTTAGCCGTGGGGATTTTGTCCAACAAAATGTAGTCGCGAATGGTCGCCATCTTGCTCCGGCTTTATGTTATGAGATCATATTTAATGAGCAAGTCAGACAAAATATTACGGATGACACAGATTTCATTCTGACTCTTTCTAATGACGCGTGGTTTGGTCGTTCTATCGGCCCCTTGCAGCATATGGAGATTGCAAGGATGAGAGCTTTAGAGCTAGGTAAGCCCCTAATACGATCTACCAATAATGGTGTGACGGCCGTAACTGATCACAAAGGTAAAATCATAGAACAAGTGCCACAGTTTGAAACCGCAATCTTAAAAGCGGAGTTAACCTCAACTGACGGACAAACTCCTTATCGAATAGTCGGTACCTGGCCTCTCTATATTTTGGTTGCTTTCAGTATGGTGATTGCTTTTATTAATCGTCGAAAAGAAACCCTAGCATAG
- the rlmH gene encoding 23S rRNA (pseudouridine(1915)-N(3))-methyltransferase RlmH, with amino-acid sequence MKIQLIAVGTKMPKWVEEGFQEYRRRFPHDMPLELIEITAGKRGKNADIARILQKEGEAMLAAVPKGNRIVTLDIPGKKWDTPQLAEQLENWKLDARDVSILIGGPEGLSPACKAAADQSWSLSALTLPHPLVRVIMAESLYRAWSITANHPYHRE; translated from the coding sequence TTGAAGATACAGCTAATCGCAGTTGGCACTAAAATGCCCAAATGGGTTGAAGAAGGCTTTCAAGAATATCGCCGACGCTTCCCACACGATATGCCACTTGAGCTAATTGAAATCACAGCTGGCAAACGCGGAAAAAATGCGGATATTGCTCGTATCTTACAAAAAGAAGGAGAAGCAATGCTAGCCGCAGTACCTAAAGGCAACCGCATTGTGACTCTGGATATCCCGGGTAAGAAGTGGGACACTCCACAACTTGCAGAACAACTTGAAAACTGGAAATTAGACGCTCGAGATGTGTCTATTTTGATTGGTGGTCCAGAAGGGCTGTCTCCTGCATGTAAAGCAGCAGCAGATCAAAGCTGGTCTCTTTCTGCACTAACGCTTCCACACCCTTTAGTGCGCGTTATTATGGCAGAAAGCTTATACCGAGCTTGGAGTATCACAGCCAATCATCCGTATCACAGAGAATAG
- the rsfS gene encoding ribosome silencing factor — MLREELKDFLADKADDMKAESIVTIDVEGKSSVTDFMIVCTGTSKRHVASIAQHVADEVKKAGLDPLGMDGEKEGEWVVLDMGTSMLHVMQAEHRELYQLEKLWG; from the coding sequence GTGTTACGTGAAGAATTAAAAGATTTTCTTGCTGATAAAGCCGACGACATGAAAGCCGAGTCTATTGTTACTATTGACGTAGAAGGCAAATCAAGCGTTACAGATTTCATGATCGTTTGTACTGGAACATCAAAACGTCACGTAGCTTCCATTGCACAGCACGTTGCAGATGAAGTGAAGAAAGCAGGTCTTGATCCTCTAGGTATGGATGGAGAAAAAGAAGGTGAGTGGGTTGTACTAGACATGGGTACAAGCATGCTTCACGTAATGCAAGCAGAGCACCGTGAGCTATACCAACTAGAAAAGCTTTGGGGCTAA
- the mrdA gene encoding penicillin-binding protein 2 — protein sequence MLRRRSQIRDYKAEARLFTSRAFVAFIGIVIMMGTLVANLYNIQVNQYQDYKTRSNDNRIKVVPIAPNRGLIYDRNGVLLAENRPVFNLELTPEKIKNMDETLVRLQALLDITPERIERFKERRYSRRFKSVPLLTQLTEKQVAVFSVNQHKFPGVEVTGTLKRFYPFGDVLTHVIGYVSRINDRDIQRLVREEKDANYKATRDIGKLGIERYYEDMLHGTAGYQEVEVNSRGRVIRTLKFVPAIPGKDIVLNLDIDLQLYVHKLLDGRRGSAVVLDPKDNGVLAMVSSPSYDPNAFVHGISSKNYNALLTDNNRPLVNRATLGIYPPASTIKPFIAVAALQEGVITPKTTRNDPGYWKIPNSKTKPFRDWLRWGHGVVDIRKAIEESVDTFFYQIAFDMGIDRISSWMMMFGFGDYTGIDIYEESKANMPTRDWKMARHRTPWYQGDTIPVGIGQGYWTATPMQIAKATSVLVNDGTVIAPHLLRSTIENSQAFTTQQLSEVETYPPVSGVPQTYWNIAKDGMMLVNHGKKGTARRSFQKMSYITAGKSGTAQVFGLKEDEEYNADEIAEHLRDHALFTGFAPLEDPQAIVTIVLENAGGGSSNGGPVVRRIFDHIILGSDKAKDKATK from the coding sequence ATGTTACGCAGACGTAGCCAAATCCGTGATTACAAAGCAGAAGCACGACTATTTACTAGCCGTGCTTTTGTTGCGTTTATAGGCATTGTAATCATGATGGGCACCTTGGTTGCCAACTTGTACAATATCCAAGTCAACCAATACCAAGACTATAAAACGCGCTCAAATGACAACCGCATAAAAGTTGTCCCTATCGCCCCCAACCGCGGGCTTATTTACGATCGTAATGGGGTTTTATTAGCAGAAAACCGCCCTGTTTTTAACCTAGAACTCACCCCTGAAAAAATTAAGAATATGGACGAAACACTCGTTCGTCTTCAAGCTCTTCTCGATATCACTCCTGAACGTATTGAACGCTTTAAAGAACGACGTTATTCACGCCGCTTTAAATCTGTCCCATTACTTACTCAGCTAACAGAAAAACAAGTGGCCGTATTTTCTGTTAATCAACACAAATTTCCAGGCGTAGAAGTGACGGGCACTTTGAAACGTTTCTATCCATTCGGGGATGTACTGACACACGTTATTGGCTATGTTTCTCGTATCAATGATCGCGATATTCAACGATTAGTGAGGGAAGAAAAAGATGCGAATTACAAAGCGACTCGAGACATCGGTAAGCTTGGTATCGAGCGTTACTACGAAGATATGCTACATGGTACGGCTGGCTATCAAGAAGTCGAAGTAAACAGCCGTGGTCGAGTGATTCGTACCTTAAAATTTGTCCCTGCGATTCCGGGTAAAGATATTGTCTTAAACTTAGATATCGACTTACAGCTTTACGTTCACAAACTATTAGATGGTCGAAGAGGCTCAGCCGTTGTCCTTGATCCAAAAGATAACGGTGTTTTAGCGATGGTTTCTAGCCCAAGCTACGATCCAAATGCTTTTGTGCATGGTATCTCAAGTAAAAACTACAATGCCCTGCTAACTGACAATAACCGTCCATTAGTAAACAGAGCGACACTTGGCATCTACCCTCCTGCTTCAACGATTAAACCGTTCATCGCAGTGGCGGCACTTCAAGAAGGCGTGATTACTCCTAAAACGACTCGTAATGATCCAGGCTACTGGAAAATCCCAAACTCTAAAACTAAGCCATTTAGAGACTGGTTACGTTGGGGGCACGGTGTTGTTGATATAAGAAAAGCAATTGAAGAATCTGTAGATACTTTCTTTTACCAAATCGCTTTTGATATGGGTATTGACCGCATATCTTCTTGGATGATGATGTTTGGTTTCGGTGATTACACCGGCATTGATATTTACGAAGAAAGCAAAGCTAATATGCCGACTCGTGATTGGAAAATGGCGAGGCACCGCACACCTTGGTATCAAGGTGATACAATCCCTGTAGGTATAGGGCAGGGTTATTGGACGGCAACCCCAATGCAAATAGCAAAAGCAACATCAGTACTCGTTAACGATGGTACTGTTATTGCCCCTCACCTATTGCGCTCAACTATCGAAAATAGCCAGGCATTTACTACACAGCAATTATCAGAAGTAGAGACTTATCCGCCAGTTTCAGGGGTACCTCAAACATACTGGAATATAGCCAAAGACGGCATGATGCTGGTTAACCATGGTAAGAAAGGAACAGCCCGTCGATCTTTCCAAAAAATGTCGTACATAACGGCAGGTAAATCCGGCACAGCGCAAGTCTTCGGACTAAAAGAAGATGAAGAGTATAACGCTGATGAAATAGCAGAACATCTGCGAGACCACGCTTTATTTACTGGCTTTGCTCCACTTGAAGATCCCCAAGCGATCGTTACCATCGTTCTTGAAAACGCTGGCGGAGGCTCCTCAAACGGTGGACCAGTGGTAAGACGAATATTCGACCATATTATTCTTGGCTCAGATAAAGCCAAAGATAAGGCAACAAAATAA
- the leuS gene encoding leucine--tRNA ligase, producing MQEQYNPQEIEQKVQQHWDNNETFVVSEDPNKEKFYCLSMFPYPSGRLHMGHVRNYTIGDVVSRFQRLQGKNVMQPIGWDAFGLPAENAAVKNKTAPAPWTYENIEYMKNQLKLLGFGYDWKREFATCTPEYYRWEQEFFTKLYEKGLVYKKTSSVNWCPNDQTVLANEQVEDGCCWRCDTPVEQKKIPQWFIKITEYAQELLDDLDNLEGWPEMVKTMQRNWIGRSEGVELSFAVNGEEAPLEVYTTRPDTLMGVSYVGIAAGHPLAEKASQNNPELAAFVEECRNTKVAEAELATMEKKGMDTGLTAIHPLNGRVVPVYVANFVLMDYGTGAVMAVPAHDQRDYEFATKYGIDIIPVIKPEDGSELDVSEAAYTEKGVLFDSGEFDGLAFQEAFDAIAAKLEAEGKGKKTVNFRLRDWGVSRQRYWGAPIPMVTTEDGEVHPVPADQLPVILPEDVVMDGVTSPIKADKSWAETTFNGEPALRETDTFDTFMESSWYYARYCSPQADDILDPEKANYWLPVDQYVGGIEHACMHLLYSRFFHKLLRDAGYVTSDEPFKQLLCQGMVLADAFYHENEKGTKEWIAPTDVTVERDGKGRIESAVDNEGRNVEHSGMIKMSKSKNNGIDPQEMVDKYGADTVRLFMMFASPADMTLEWQESGVEGANRFLKRVWKLVHAHSSKGAAESVDPSALSGDQKALRRDVHKTIAKVTDDIDRRQTFNTAIAAIMELMNKLAKAPQESAQDRAILDEALKAVVRMLYPMTPHISYEMWIALGESNVDSATWPTFDEKALVEDEKTIVVMINGKLRAKLTVAADATEEQVRELGLNDENAKKFLDGLTIRKVIFVPGKLLNIVAN from the coding sequence ATGCAAGAACAATATAACCCGCAAGAGATTGAACAAAAGGTTCAACAACACTGGGACAACAACGAAACCTTCGTTGTAAGTGAAGACCCAAATAAAGAAAAATTCTACTGTCTTTCTATGTTCCCTTACCCAAGTGGTCGACTGCACATGGGTCACGTGCGTAACTACACGATCGGTGATGTGGTATCTCGCTTCCAACGTCTACAAGGCAAAAACGTAATGCAACCTATCGGTTGGGATGCGTTTGGTCTACCTGCTGAAAACGCAGCAGTAAAAAACAAGACAGCTCCAGCACCATGGACTTATGAAAACATTGAGTACATGAAAAACCAGCTTAAGCTTCTAGGCTTTGGTTACGACTGGAAACGTGAATTCGCGACTTGTACACCTGAATACTACCGCTGGGAACAAGAGTTCTTCACTAAGCTTTACGAAAAAGGCTTAGTTTACAAGAAGACTTCTTCTGTTAACTGGTGCCCGAACGACCAAACTGTACTTGCAAACGAGCAAGTAGAAGACGGTTGCTGCTGGCGTTGTGACACTCCAGTAGAACAAAAGAAAATTCCACAGTGGTTCATTAAAATCACTGAGTACGCTCAAGAGCTACTAGACGATCTAGACAACCTTGAAGGTTGGCCTGAAATGGTTAAGACCATGCAGCGTAACTGGATCGGTCGCTCTGAAGGTGTTGAGCTATCTTTCGCTGTTAACGGTGAAGAAGCGCCACTAGAAGTGTACACAACTCGTCCTGATACATTAATGGGTGTTTCTTACGTAGGTATCGCTGCAGGTCACCCACTTGCAGAGAAAGCATCTCAAAACAACCCTGAGCTTGCAGCATTCGTTGAAGAATGTCGCAACACTAAAGTTGCTGAAGCTGAACTAGCAACGATGGAAAAGAAAGGTATGGATACTGGCTTAACAGCTATCCACCCTCTTAATGGTCGTGTTGTTCCTGTTTACGTAGCAAACTTCGTTCTTATGGATTACGGCACAGGTGCGGTAATGGCGGTTCCAGCTCACGATCAACGTGACTACGAATTCGCAACTAAGTACGGCATCGATATCATCCCAGTAATCAAACCTGAAGATGGTTCTGAACTAGACGTTTCTGAAGCGGCTTACACTGAAAAAGGTGTACTGTTCGATTCTGGTGAATTCGATGGTCTTGCGTTCCAAGAAGCATTTGATGCAATTGCTGCAAAGCTTGAAGCTGAAGGCAAAGGTAAGAAGACAGTAAACTTCCGCCTACGTGACTGGGGTGTTTCTCGTCAGCGTTACTGGGGCGCTCCAATCCCAATGGTAACGACTGAAGATGGTGAAGTTCACCCAGTACCTGCGGATCAACTACCAGTTATTCTTCCAGAAGACGTGGTAATGGATGGCGTAACTAGCCCAATCAAGGCAGACAAGTCTTGGGCTGAAACAACATTCAACGGCGAACCTGCTCTACGTGAGACAGACACCTTTGATACGTTCATGGAGTCTTCTTGGTACTACGCTCGTTACTGTTCACCACAAGCTGATGACATTCTAGATCCTGAGAAAGCAAACTACTGGCTGCCAGTTGACCAATACGTTGGTGGTATCGAGCACGCATGTATGCACCTGCTTTACTCTCGTTTCTTCCACAAGTTGCTACGCGATGCAGGTTACGTAACGTCTGACGAACCGTTCAAGCAACTACTATGTCAAGGCATGGTTCTAGCGGATGCGTTCTACCATGAGAACGAGAAAGGTACGAAAGAATGGATCGCACCGACTGACGTAACCGTTGAACGCGATGGTAAAGGTCGTATTGAATCAGCAGTTGATAACGAAGGTCGCAATGTTGAACACTCAGGCATGATCAAAATGTCTAAGTCGAAAAACAACGGTATCGACCCGCAAGAGATGGTAGACAAATACGGTGCAGATACCGTGCGTCTATTCATGATGTTTGCTTCTCCTGCAGACATGACTCTTGAATGGCAAGAGTCTGGCGTTGAAGGTGCTAACCGCTTCCTTAAACGTGTTTGGAAACTGGTTCACGCTCACTCTTCTAAAGGTGCTGCTGAATCTGTTGATCCTTCAGCTCTATCTGGTGATCAGAAAGCGCTTCGTCGTGACGTTCACAAGACTATTGCTAAAGTAACGGACGATATCGATCGTCGCCAAACGTTTAACACGGCAATCGCTGCAATCATGGAGTTAATGAACAAGCTTGCGAAGGCACCTCAAGAATCAGCACAAGATCGTGCAATCCTTGATGAAGCTCTAAAAGCAGTAGTTCGTATGCTTTACCCAATGACTCCACACATCTCTTACGAAATGTGGATTGCTTTAGGTGAATCAAACGTAGACTCAGCAACATGGCCAACTTTCGATGAAAAAGCGCTAGTTGAAGACGAGAAAACCATTGTTGTGATGATCAACGGTAAGCTACGTGCGAAACTGACTGTTGCAGCTGATGCAACGGAAGAGCAAGTTCGTGAGCTTGGTCTAAACGACGAGAATGCTAAGAAGTTCCTAGATGGCTTAACGATTCGTAAAGTTATCTTCGTACCAGGTAAGCTTCTTAATATCGTTGCTAACTAA